A single window of Canis lupus familiaris isolate Mischka breed German Shepherd chromosome 7, alternate assembly UU_Cfam_GSD_1.0, whole genome shotgun sequence DNA harbors:
- the C7H1orf43 gene encoding protein C1orf43 homolog isoform X2: MASSSNWLSGVNVVLVMAYGSLDLKEEIDIRLSRVQDIKYEPQLLADGDTRLLQLETQGNQNCYNYLYRMKALDAIRASEIPFHAEGRHPRSLMGKNFRSYLLDLRNTSTPFKGVRKALIDTLLDGYETARYGTGVFGQSEYLRYQEALSELATVVKARSGSSQRQHQSAAKDLTQSPEVSPTTIQVTYLPSSQKSKRAKHFLELKSFKDNYNTLESTL; encoded by the exons GACTTGAAAGAGGAGATTGATATCCGGCTATCCAGGGTTCAAGATATCAAGTATGAACCTCAGCTCCTTGCAGATGGTGATACAAGACTGCTACAGCTGGAAACCCAGGGAAATCAGA ATTGCTACAACTATCTATACAGGATGAAAGCTCTGGATGCCATCCGTGCCTCTG AGATACCATTTCACGCTGAAGGCAGGCATCCCCGTTCCTTAATGGGCAAGAATTTCCGCTCCTACCTGCTAGATCTTCGGAACACTAGTACTCCTTTTAAGGGTGTACGCAAAGCCCTCATTGATACCTTGCTGGATGGCTATGAAACAGCCCGCTACGGGACAGGG GTCTTTGGCCAGAGTGAGTACCTGCGCTACCAGGAGGCCCTGAGTGAGCTTGCCACCGT GGTCAAAGCACGAAGCGGGAGCTCTCAGAGACAGCACCAGTCAGCAGCCAAAGATCTAACCCAGTCTCCTGAAGTCTCCCCGACAACCATCCAGGTGACATACCTCCCCTCCAGTCAGAAGAGTAAACGTGCCAAGCACTTCCTGGAGTTGAAAAGTTTTAAGGACAACTATAACACTTTGGAAAGTACACTGTGA